The DNA region CTTTGACGGTCGCCATTGTTTGAATCGCAAGGTCACTATAAAGAACTGACGCGCCGGGTTTGCCGCTCAACTCCTCGACCACCCACTGCCCCAGCACAGATTCTTCGATCCAGAAGGTGAGGCTTCCCCTAGCCTTCAATCCAGCGTTATACTCTGACCAGTTGCGGATGCGGTATTGAGGTTTCATGGCAGGTTTTATATGTGATAACTGAAATTTACCATGCCTCTCCTGCCCGCAACCCCTCTTTCATGCAACAACGCCGCTCTTTGGCTATGAACTTTCTGATAGTTAGCCCTCAGAAACGTTTATATTTCGCAGCATCTTGTTACATTTGGTCAAAGAGGCGATCGCCTGCGGTATGGTGATCAATGGTGGAATTACGTTTGCCTTCAGCCCTTAACCTCCTATGACATCGGTTCAGCCCCATTCGTCCTCGGATCAGTCAGGTCACAAGAAAGCGAAAGCCTTAAAACCCGGCAGTCGTCGTCCGGCCAAAGAACTATGCAGTGAGTGTGGTCTATGCGATACCCACTACATTCACTATGTCAAAGAGGCGTGTGCATTTCTAAACCAGCAAGTTCCGGAACTCGAAGAACAGTTTCACGGACGCAGTCGCAATTTGGACAACCCTGATGATGTCTATTTTGGGGTACACCAGGACATGATGGCGGCTCGGAAAACGAAACCTATTGAGGGTGCCCAGTGGACAGGGATCGTCAGCAGCATTGCCATTGAAATGCTAACCAGTGGCAAGGTGGAAGGTGTAGTCTGTGTCCAAAATACCGAGGATGACCACTTTCAGCCCAAGCCCGTGATTGCCCGCACTCCAGAGGAAG from Synechococcales cyanobacterium T60_A2020_003 includes:
- a CDS encoding transposase, with amino-acid sequence MKPQYRIRNWSEYNAGLKARGSLTFWIEESVLGQWVVEELSGKPGASVLYSDLAIQTMATVK